A window of the Juglans microcarpa x Juglans regia isolate MS1-56 chromosome 5D, Jm3101_v1.0, whole genome shotgun sequence genome harbors these coding sequences:
- the LOC121266178 gene encoding PHD finger protein ING2-like isoform X1: MAIARTGVYVDDYLEYASTLPAELQRLLNTIRELDERSQSMINQTRQQTKYCLGLASQSSKKGNYNSNTNNNYYYNSNYNNQDDEVAIEKIRKDVESNQDSALSLCTEKVLLARQAYDLIDSHVKRLDEDLNNFAEDLKQEGKLAPDERVILPPLPIAPKSEKRKSFYGTPQAKRLDYRDRDWDRERDRDFELMPPPGSHRKEFAAPVDVDQPIDPNEPTYCVCHQVSFGDMIACDNENCQGGEWFHYSCVGLTPETRFKGKWYCPTCKLLPECQ, translated from the exons ATGGCAATTGCACGAACTGGAGTGTATGTCGACGACTATTTAGAGT ATGCAAGCACATTACCCGCTGAGCTTCAGAGGCTTCTTAATACCATCCGAGAACTCGATGAACGGTCCCAAT CGATGATAAACCAGACGAGGCAGCAGACGAAGTACTGCTTGGGGCTGGCTTCTCAGAGCTCAAAGAAAGGGAACTACAATAGTAATACCAATAATAACTACTATTATAATAGCAATTATAATAATCAGGACGACGAGGTAGCAATTGAGAAAATTCGAAAAGATGTCGAGTCGAATCAGGACAGTGCATTGAGTTTATGCACCGAAAAGGTTTTGTTAGCACGACAAGCTTATGACCTG ATAGATAGCCATGTAAAAAGACTTGATGAGGACCTGAACAATTTTGCTGAAGATCTAAAGCAAG AGGGAAAACTAGCTCCAGATGAACGGGTAATTCTACCCCCACTACCCATAGCCCCTAAAAGTGAGAAACGCAAGTCATTCTATGGAACACCTCAAGCAAAAAGGCTGGATTACAGGGATAGGGATTGGGATCGGGAGCGTGATAGGGATTTTGAACTCATGCCTCCTCCAGGAAGCCATAGAAAGGAATTTGCTGCCCCAGTGGATGTTGATCAACCTATTGATCCAAACGAACCCACCTACTGTGTCTGTCATCAG GTGTCATTTGGAGATATGATTGCTTGTGACAATGAAAAC TGCCAAGGAGGTGAATGGTTCCATTACTCCTGTGTGGGGCTGACACCGGagacaagattcaaaggaaaatGGTATTGTCCAACCTGCAAACTGTTGCCCGAATGTCAATAA
- the LOC121266535 gene encoding protein SINE1-like gives MGRNLSPILRQELANLDKDADSRKSAMKALKSYVKDLDSKTIPLFLAQVSENKGTGSLSGECTISLYEVLARVHGVKIVPLIDSIMTCIISTLASSAGSFPLQQACSKVVPAIARYGIDPTTTEDKKRHIIHSLCKPLSDALLGSQECLTSGAALCLKALVDSDNWRFASDEMVNKVCQNVAVALEEKSTQTNSHMGLVMVLAKRNGLIVEAYARLLTQSGLQILSSGVAEGNSQKRLLAIQMVNFLMKSLDPRSIFSELELIIEEMEKCQSDRMAYVRGAAFEALQTARKISAMKGLNFENGPGSITGSSFSRREHRRNLCSASDISPSSASPESQTLDSFIGYDSLGETPISMRQVPRNSDYDRRSVNRKLWSYENGGVDVSLKDGLFSEIVQGSPMSNTHSLNDEYAYNGKYHAEEFSGFLPRNPRSGISRSTTSSPQRSRTRIDVDNIKIFKTPRKLICSLQDPNDGNSEIFQKQGRRFRSLSSSNIQWSPSAKYDQNCISDELNYNGKENGGPESVSSTDDVLTDADLGVSQEAVPDNKTGIQRAGVPKARQKTALKFACGLVFASLALFTPLLWINVQDEGYYLVPT, from the exons ATGGGTCGGAATCTTAGCCCAATACTACGGCAAGAGTTGGCAAATCTTGATAAAGATGCCGACAGTCGTAAATCGGCAATGAAAGCGCTGAAATCTTATGTGAAAGACTTGGACTCCAAGACAATTCCACTTTTTCTTGCCCAAGTTTCTGAAAATAAGGGAACTGGTTCTTTGTCTGGGGAGTGCACGATCTCACTCTATGAAGTTCTTGCTCGTGTTCATGGTGTCAAAATTGTTCCTTTGATAGACAGTATCATGACATGCATAATCTCGACCTTAGCTTCAAGTGCTGGGTCTTTTCCTCTTCAACAAGCTTGTTCGAAAGTGGTTCCGGCCATTGCACGATATGGGATTGACCCAACTACCACAGAAGACAAGAAGAGACATATAATCCATTCGCTTTGTAAGCCTCTTTCTGATGCTCTCTTGGGTTCGCAAGAGTGCCTGACTTCAGGGGCCGCCCTTTGCTTAAAGGCTCTTGTGGATTCTGATAATTGGAGATTTGCTTCAGATGAGATGGTTAATAAGGTCTGTCAAAACGTTGCTGTTGCTTTGGAAGAGAAATCCACTCAGACCAATTCACATATGGGTCTCGTGATGGTTCTAGCAAAGCGTAATGGTTTGATTGTGGAAGCATATGCAAGACTGTTAACACAATCTGGATTGCAGATATTGAGTTCTGGGGTTGCAGAGGGAAATTCCCAGAAACGTTTGTTGGCAATTCAAATGGTGAATTTCTTGATGAAGAGCTTGGATCCCAGGAGCATATTCTCTGAGCTTGAGTTGATAATTGAGGAGATGGAGAAGTGTCAATCTGATAGAATGGCGTATGTCAGAGGTGCTGCTTTTGAAGCTTTGCAAACTGCAAGAAAAATATCTGCCATGAAgggtttgaattttgagaatggTCCGGGTTCAATCACCGGGTCAAGTTTTAGTAGGAGAGAGCATAGGAGGAATTTGTGTAGTGCTAGTGATATATCTCCTTCATCTGCATCGCCTGAATCACAGACTCTTGACTCCTTTATTGGATATGATTCATTGGGTGAGACGCCCATTTCAATGAGACAGGTTCCTCGGAATTCTGATTATGATCGTAGGAGTGTAAACCGGAAGCTTTGGAGTTATGAGAATGGAGGGGTTGATGTGTCACTTAAGGATGGTTTGTTCTCAGAGATTGTTCAGGGAAGTCCCATGTCTAATACGCACTCGTTGAATGATGAATATGCTTATAATGGTAAATACCATGCCGAGGAATTTTCCGGGTTCTTGCCCAGAAATCCTAGAAGTGGAATTTCGAGAAGCACTACAAGTAGTCCCCAg AGGTCCCGCACTCGTATCGATGTTGACAACATAAAGATCTTCAAGACTCCAAGGAAACTCATTTGCTCTCTTCAGGATCCAAATGATGGAAACTcagaaatttttcaaaaacaaggCAGAAGGTTCAGAAGTCTATCCTCGAGCAATATTCAGTGGAGCCCATCTGCGAAATATGATCAAAATTGTATTTCAGATGAGCTGAACTATAATGGCAAAGAAAATGGAGGTCCTGAATCAGTTTCATCAACTGATGATGTTCTCACGGATGCTGATTTGGGAGTGTCCCAGGAAGCTGTTCCCGACAATAAAACTGGAATTCAAAGGGCTGGTGTTCCAAAGGCTCGTCAGAAGACTGCTTTAAAATTCGCTTGTGGGCTTGTTTTTGCTTCACTTGCACTGTTTACTCCGCTACTTTGGATCAATGTTCAGGATGAAGGCTACTATCTCGTTCCGACTTGA
- the LOC121266178 gene encoding PHD finger protein ING2-like isoform X2, with translation MINQTRQQTKYCLGLASQSSKKGNYNSNTNNNYYYNSNYNNQDDEVAIEKIRKDVESNQDSALSLCTEKVLLARQAYDLIDSHVKRLDEDLNNFAEDLKQEGKLAPDERVILPPLPIAPKSEKRKSFYGTPQAKRLDYRDRDWDRERDRDFELMPPPGSHRKEFAAPVDVDQPIDPNEPTYCVCHQVSFGDMIACDNENCQGGEWFHYSCVGLTPETRFKGKWYCPTCKLLPECQ, from the exons ATGATAAACCAGACGAGGCAGCAGACGAAGTACTGCTTGGGGCTGGCTTCTCAGAGCTCAAAGAAAGGGAACTACAATAGTAATACCAATAATAACTACTATTATAATAGCAATTATAATAATCAGGACGACGAGGTAGCAATTGAGAAAATTCGAAAAGATGTCGAGTCGAATCAGGACAGTGCATTGAGTTTATGCACCGAAAAGGTTTTGTTAGCACGACAAGCTTATGACCTG ATAGATAGCCATGTAAAAAGACTTGATGAGGACCTGAACAATTTTGCTGAAGATCTAAAGCAAG AGGGAAAACTAGCTCCAGATGAACGGGTAATTCTACCCCCACTACCCATAGCCCCTAAAAGTGAGAAACGCAAGTCATTCTATGGAACACCTCAAGCAAAAAGGCTGGATTACAGGGATAGGGATTGGGATCGGGAGCGTGATAGGGATTTTGAACTCATGCCTCCTCCAGGAAGCCATAGAAAGGAATTTGCTGCCCCAGTGGATGTTGATCAACCTATTGATCCAAACGAACCCACCTACTGTGTCTGTCATCAG GTGTCATTTGGAGATATGATTGCTTGTGACAATGAAAAC TGCCAAGGAGGTGAATGGTTCCATTACTCCTGTGTGGGGCTGACACCGGagacaagattcaaaggaaaatGGTATTGTCCAACCTGCAAACTGTTGCCCGAATGTCAATAA
- the LOC121265967 gene encoding uncharacterized protein LOC121265967 isoform X2: protein MAQFITQGRLKLLFSGDGISLGFEPRDPFHCKLRSVPAHMDRLKFLSSTSRFFSSSSSSSSSSVNNKLGHFNADARLGDDEAVHDDDGNIHHDDAFERDDLAGFRGLVLDISYRPVNVVCWKRAICLEFMEKADVLEYYDQTVNSPSGSFYIPAVLRVPHLLQVIKRRRIKSNLSRKNILYRDNYTCQYCSSHENLTIDHVLPAARGGQWKWENLVTACAKCNSKKGQKTSEEANMKLINIPKAFFSTQNMFHLA, encoded by the exons atggcacaGTTCATAACACAGGGACGCTTGAAGTTGCTCTTCAGTGGCGACGGGATTTCACTTGGTTTCGAACCCAGAGACCCATTTCACTGTAAGCTCAGATCGGTTCCAGCCCACATGGACAGACTCAAGTTTCTTAGTTCTACaagtagatttttttcttcttcttcttcttcttcctcttcatccgTGAATAACAAGCTCGGCCATTTCAATGCGGATGCGCGTCTTGGTGATGACGAGGctgtgcatgatgatgatggtaaTATTCATCATGATGATGCTTTTGAGAGAGATGATTTGGCTGGTTTTAGAGGGCTGGTCTTGGATATCTCCTACAG GCCAGTGAATGTTGTCTGCTGGAAGCGTGCTATTTGTTTGGAGTTCATGGAGAAG GCTGATGTGCTAGAATATTATGATCAGACAGTAAATTCCCCCAGTGGATCCTTCTACATACCAGCTGTCTTGAGG GTTCCCCATTTACTGCAGGTtataaagagaagaagaatcAAGAGCAATCTTAGTCGTAAAAACATACTATATCGGGACAATTACACTTGTCA GTATTGTTCttcacatgaaaatttaacCATTGACCATGTTTTGCCGGCTGCACGTGGTGGACAATGGAAATGGGAAAATCTG GTTACTGCTTGTGCCAAATGCAACTCAAAGAAGGGTCAAAAGACTTCAGAGGAAGCAAATATGAAGCTGATTAACATTCCAAAG gcatttttttcaactcaaaataTGTTTCATCTGGCATAA
- the LOC121265967 gene encoding uncharacterized protein LOC121265967 isoform X1, with the protein MAQFITQGRLKLLFSGDGISLGFEPRDPFHCKLRSVPAHMDRLKFLSSTSRFFSSSSSSSSSSVNNKLGHFNADARLGDDEAVHDDDGNIHHDDAFERDDLAGFRGLVLDISYRPVNVVCWKRAICLEFMEKADVLEYYDQTVNSPSGSFYIPAVLRVPHLLQVIKRRRIKSNLSRKNILYRDNYTCQYCSSHENLTIDHVLPAARGGQWKWENLVTACAKCNSKKGQKTSEEANMKLINIPKAPKDYDILAIPLTSAAIKMLKMRKGTPEEWRQYLSQPSSEP; encoded by the exons atggcacaGTTCATAACACAGGGACGCTTGAAGTTGCTCTTCAGTGGCGACGGGATTTCACTTGGTTTCGAACCCAGAGACCCATTTCACTGTAAGCTCAGATCGGTTCCAGCCCACATGGACAGACTCAAGTTTCTTAGTTCTACaagtagatttttttcttcttcttcttcttcttcctcttcatccgTGAATAACAAGCTCGGCCATTTCAATGCGGATGCGCGTCTTGGTGATGACGAGGctgtgcatgatgatgatggtaaTATTCATCATGATGATGCTTTTGAGAGAGATGATTTGGCTGGTTTTAGAGGGCTGGTCTTGGATATCTCCTACAG GCCAGTGAATGTTGTCTGCTGGAAGCGTGCTATTTGTTTGGAGTTCATGGAGAAG GCTGATGTGCTAGAATATTATGATCAGACAGTAAATTCCCCCAGTGGATCCTTCTACATACCAGCTGTCTTGAGG GTTCCCCATTTACTGCAGGTtataaagagaagaagaatcAAGAGCAATCTTAGTCGTAAAAACATACTATATCGGGACAATTACACTTGTCA GTATTGTTCttcacatgaaaatttaacCATTGACCATGTTTTGCCGGCTGCACGTGGTGGACAATGGAAATGGGAAAATCTG GTTACTGCTTGTGCCAAATGCAACTCAAAGAAGGGTCAAAAGACTTCAGAGGAAGCAAATATGAAGCTGATTAACATTCCAAAG GCGCCAAAAGACTATGACATACTTGCCATACCACTAACAAGCGCAGCGATAAAGATGCTGAAAATGAGAAAGGGGACGCCTGAAGAATGGCGTCAATATCTGTCACAGCCGTCTTCAGAGCCATGA